The following coding sequences lie in one Benincasa hispida cultivar B227 unplaced genomic scaffold, ASM972705v1 Contig548, whole genome shotgun sequence genomic window:
- the LOC120069679 gene encoding probable inactive shikimate kinase like 1, chloroplastic — protein MDLGETNGKDKVLLCEAFSVRRELLMAMKTTVSSLTDLQFNIYLPKFEAMALNSSFSLSLPPSLCRNHSFPLHICPPFMQSSAIRRRRSLPSTCLVSDGTAFNVEAKVTVDDLPLEVKKKAMDVAPELKGTSIFLVGINSSIKTKLGKFLADLLRYYYFDSDSLVVEASGGEAAAKLYKQNDENGFQASESEVLKQLSSMGRLVVCAGNGAVQSSTNLALLRHGITLWIDLPLQMIAEEFAEDRSQHPVFDISTSGSYSEVLAQITSLYQKIKDGYATADASISLQKLASKLGYDDFNAVTTEDLALEALKEIEKLTRVKKMIEAAAKPF, from the exons ATGGACTTGGGCGAGACCAATGGGAAGGATAAAGTGCTTTTATGTGAAGCGTTTTCTGTCCGGAGAGAGCTTCTCATGGCGATGAAAACCACCGTTTCTTCACTAACTGATCTCCAATTCAATATCTACTTGCCAAAATTTGAAGCAATGGCCCTGAATTCGAGCTTCTCCTTGTCCCTGCCGCCTTCTCTTTGTCGTAATCACAGCTTTCCACTTCATATTTGTCCACCATTTATGCAATCTTCTGCTATTCGGCGACGCAGATCTCTGCCATCGACTTGCTTAGTTTCAGACGGAACTGCATTCA ATGTGGAGGCGAAGGTCACTGTCGATGATCTGCCTCTTGAAGTGAAG AAGAAAGCAATGGATGTGGCTCCTGAATTGAAAGGAACTTCCATCTTTCTCGTGG GGATCAACAGCTCCATAAAAACTAAGTTGGGGAAATTCCTGGCCGATTTGTTGAGATACTATTACTTTGACAG TGATAGTTTAGTTGTGGAAGCTAGTGGTGGTGAGGCTGCTGCCAAACTTTATAAGCAAAATGACGAAAATGGTTTTCAGGCGTCTGAG TCTGAAGTGTTAAAACAACTATCTTCTATGGGTCGGCTAGTTGTATGTGCTGGAAATGGTGCCGTTCAGAGCTCTACTAATCT GGCGCTTTTGAGGCATGGCATAACATTATGGATTGATTTACCCCTACAGATGATAGCAGAGGAATTTGCTGAAGATCGAAGCCAACATCCAGTATTTGATATATCTACTTCTGGATCATATTCTGAA GTGCTGGCTCAAATAACTTCCCTctatcaaaaaataaaagacgGCTATGCCACGGCTGATGCTTCAATATCACTCCAAA AACTAGCAAGTAAGTTAGGATATGATGACTTCAATGCTGTCACAACCGAAGACCTGGCTTTGGAG GCTCTCAAGGAGATAGAAAAACTGACAAGAGTGAAGAAGATGATAGAAGCAGCAGCAAAACCTttttaa